A DNA window from Microcystis aeruginosa NIES-843 contains the following coding sequences:
- a CDS encoding TIGR03960 family B12-binding radical SAM protein, translated as MTIALDQLLTPDIFRPARYLGNELGAKHKEWASAVVRWVLTYPEVYEVGASNLGHIILYNILNAQPRQLCDRTYLPAPDLAQKLKQTKTPLFALESRRCLTDFDILGFSLSYELGATNILEMLDLAAIPLTWRARDSGNYPLIFAGGQTATSNPEPYADFFDFIALGDGEELLPEIGLILEEGKLANLSKEELLLDLAQIPGVYVPRFYDVTPIGAVIPNRDDVPKRILRRVATPIPAYSIGLVPFVETVHDRLVVEIRRGCTRGCRFCQPGMLTRPARDVQPEAVIESIEKGMRATGYNEFSLLSLSCSDYLALPAVGMEIKNRLQNENISLSLPSQRVDRFDENIANIIGGNRQSGLTFAPEAGTQRMRDVINKGLTNEELLRGIKTAVEQGWDKVKLYFMIGLPGETDVDVIGIAETVRWLRRECRLPKRKPLDFTLTISNFTPKPHTPFQWHSVSTAEFIRKQELLRQEFQGMRGVKVNYTDVRISAMEDFIGRGDRSLGKVVLRAWQLGAGMDAWWDNTEKAYQAWSQAIEESGLTWKYRRIEQGEWHIFADADKDILERPLPWDHLDTGIDKKWLQEDLKRALDAATVPDCSFEGCSHCGVCSLDFGHNIVIEAPAIPAFAGHFQPNQERAQRIRVWFGKIGEMALVSHLDLVRLFDRVVRRAAIPISFTGGFHPGPRISIANALSLGATSSGEIVDFELTKVIDLERFKQQLSAQLPADLPVYQVEEIPLNAPAATRLLEKAEYLLTFNSEGIDCQQWQNWIEAIKQATVMEREKTTKSGKKVTINLREQLYELELKTVDKEAVLCYVGSCRNDGTLLQPDHLVEMLERVSGQEISLLNCHRQCLILGT; from the coding sequence GTGACTATTGCTTTAGACCAACTGCTTACCCCCGACATTTTTCGACCAGCGCGTTATTTGGGCAACGAGTTAGGCGCTAAACATAAAGAATGGGCAAGTGCTGTGGTTCGTTGGGTGTTAACCTATCCGGAAGTGTACGAAGTGGGGGCATCTAACCTCGGCCATATTATCCTCTACAATATCCTCAATGCTCAACCCCGCCAACTCTGCGATCGCACTTATTTACCCGCACCGGATTTAGCCCAAAAACTCAAACAGACAAAAACCCCCTTATTTGCCCTAGAATCCCGTCGTTGCCTCACAGATTTTGATATTCTGGGTTTTAGTCTCAGTTATGAGCTAGGAGCCACCAATATTTTAGAAATGCTCGACCTAGCGGCAATTCCCTTGACTTGGAGAGCAAGAGACTCGGGTAACTATCCGCTAATTTTTGCCGGGGGACAAACTGCCACCTCTAACCCCGAACCCTATGCCGACTTTTTTGATTTTATCGCCCTTGGTGATGGCGAAGAATTATTGCCAGAAATCGGTTTAATTTTAGAAGAAGGTAAACTAGCTAATCTAAGCAAAGAAGAACTATTACTAGATTTAGCCCAAATTCCGGGGGTATATGTCCCGCGTTTCTACGATGTCACCCCAATCGGTGCAGTTATCCCCAATCGTGACGATGTACCGAAAAGAATTTTACGCCGGGTAGCCACTCCTATCCCAGCCTATTCTATCGGTTTAGTTCCCTTCGTGGAAACGGTTCACGATCGCCTGGTGGTGGAAATTCGTCGCGGTTGCACTCGGGGATGTCGTTTTTGTCAACCGGGGATGTTAACCCGTCCCGCGCGGGATGTGCAACCGGAAGCAGTAATCGAATCGATTGAAAAAGGAATGCGAGCGACGGGATATAACGAATTTTCTCTATTATCTCTCAGTTGCTCCGATTATCTAGCTTTACCTGCCGTGGGTATGGAGATTAAAAACCGTCTCCAGAATGAGAATATATCTCTATCCTTACCCAGTCAAAGAGTCGATCGCTTTGACGAAAATATTGCTAACATAATTGGGGGCAATCGTCAATCGGGTTTAACCTTTGCACCGGAAGCGGGAACCCAACGAATGCGCGATGTGATTAACAAAGGGTTAACCAACGAAGAATTACTCAGAGGGATAAAAACTGCCGTCGAACAGGGTTGGGATAAGGTCAAACTCTATTTTATGATTGGTTTGCCAGGGGAAACCGATGTGGATGTCATCGGTATCGCGGAAACGGTGCGTTGGTTGCGTCGGGAATGTCGTTTACCGAAGCGGAAACCCCTCGATTTTACCCTAACTATCTCTAATTTTACGCCCAAACCCCATACCCCCTTCCAGTGGCATTCCGTCTCGACGGCCGAATTTATCCGCAAACAGGAGTTATTAAGACAGGAATTCCAAGGCATGAGAGGGGTAAAAGTCAATTATACCGATGTCCGCATCTCGGCTATGGAAGATTTTATCGGTCGCGGTGACAGAAGTTTAGGGAAAGTGGTGCTGCGCGCTTGGCAATTGGGAGCCGGGATGGATGCTTGGTGGGATAATACGGAAAAAGCCTATCAAGCATGGTCACAGGCGATCGAAGAATCCGGTTTAACTTGGAAATATCGTCGGATAGAACAGGGAGAATGGCATATTTTTGCCGATGCAGACAAAGATATTTTAGAGCGTCCTTTGCCCTGGGATCATCTGGATACCGGTATCGATAAAAAATGGCTACAGGAGGACTTAAAACGCGCCCTAGACGCGGCAACAGTCCCCGATTGTTCTTTTGAGGGTTGTTCCCATTGTGGCGTTTGTAGCCTCGATTTTGGTCATAATATCGTCATTGAAGCGCCTGCGATTCCCGCTTTTGCTGGACATTTTCAACCCAATCAAGAACGCGCCCAAAGAATTCGGGTTTGGTTTGGCAAAATTGGCGAAATGGCCTTAGTTAGCCACTTGGATCTGGTGCGTTTATTTGATCGCGTCGTCCGTCGCGCTGCTATTCCCATTTCCTTTACCGGTGGATTTCACCCTGGTCCGCGCATTTCGATCGCCAATGCTTTATCCTTGGGAGCAACCAGTAGCGGTGAGATTGTCGATTTTGAATTGACAAAAGTGATCGATTTAGAGAGGTTTAAACAGCAATTAAGCGCACAATTGCCCGCAGATCTACCAGTTTATCAGGTGGAAGAAATTCCCTTAAATGCCCCCGCTGCCACCCGTTTGTTAGAAAAAGCCGAGTATTTGCTCACTTTTAACAGTGAGGGAATTGACTGCCAACAATGGCAAAATTGGATCGAGGCGATTAAGCAAGCAACGGTGATGGAACGGGAAAAAACCACCAAATCCGGCAAAAAAGTCACGATTAATCTGCGAGAACAATTATATGAATTAGAGTTAAAAACTGTTGACAAGGAAGCCGTTTTGTGCTATGTGGGCAGTTGTCGCAATGATGGCACTTTACTACAGCCCGATCATCTCGTCGAGATGTTAGAAAGGGTTTCTGGACAGGAAATTTCGCTGCTTAATTGCCATCGTCAGTGCTTGATTTTAGGAACTTAA
- a CDS encoding UPF0175 family protein — translation MTIVIPNEIIQATGKNEQLLRLELAIIMFRDYHISSAKAADFANLSLI, via the coding sequence ATGACTATTGTGATTCCCAACGAAATTATACAAGCAACAGGAAAAAACGAGCAACTGTTGCGACTAGAACTGGCAATCATTATGTTTAGAGATTATCATATCAGTAGCGCAAAAGCGGCTGATTTTGCCAACTTATCTTTAATTTAA
- a CDS encoding GspE/PulE family protein encodes MTFSSKKTRAVALRNYFSPFGNKLVQSGYIGADQMQRALVETRKSGRSLVEILQQLTGRPLPPDLQRQYKKNQLFELKILYGVESIDPELTDVDGLEIARLIDSLIPIDLCRRYRLIPLSRIEGEPAAILIAMVDPDNLEATDDINRILRPRELGLQRLVITSEDYERLLEKFHSVQSELEQEKARLQKEKELAKLSDLTGIVSNIEVASGAANDEVADDLGEGEANQAPVINLVNKILAKALQEGTSDIHIEPQEEFLKIRFRKDGVLHQAFEPLPKKITPAVTARFKIMADLDIAERRLPQDGKIRRLYQGRTVDFRVNTLPSRYGEKVCLRILDNSATQLGLDKLITDQKTLQIVRDLASHPFGLLLVTGPTGSGKSTTLYSVLAERNHPGVNISTAEDPIEYSLPGITQVQVIREKGMDFASILRAFMRQDPDVILVGETRDKETAKTAIEAALTGHLVLTTLHTNDAAGAIARLDKMGVEPFMISGSLLGVLAQRLVRRVCSQCRVAYNPSQGELARFGLAAANEREVTFYKANTLTLEEIQQARKQGNLCLKCSGSGYKGRIGVYEVMQNSERLQQLIYQGATTDRIKEAAVDEGMVTLLAYSLNLVREGYTTLEEVERVTFTDSGLEAELKAKRKSGLICRGCRAELQPEWLDCPYCMTPRFSD; translated from the coding sequence ATGACATTTTCTTCCAAGAAAACCCGTGCCGTTGCCCTGCGCAATTACTTTTCGCCCTTTGGTAACAAGTTGGTGCAGTCGGGCTATATCGGTGCCGACCAGATGCAACGGGCCTTAGTGGAAACACGGAAATCGGGACGATCGCTAGTAGAAATATTACAACAACTAACCGGGCGCCCTTTGCCCCCGGATTTACAGCGACAGTATAAGAAAAACCAGTTATTTGAACTAAAAATTCTCTACGGAGTCGAATCGATCGACCCCGAATTAACCGATGTGGATGGACTGGAAATAGCCCGATTGATCGATTCTTTGATTCCGATCGATCTTTGTCGTCGCTATCGTCTCATCCCCCTGAGTCGGATCGAAGGAGAGCCGGCTGCGATTTTGATAGCCATGGTCGATCCCGACAACCTCGAGGCTACCGACGATATCAATCGTATCCTCCGCCCCAGGGAGTTAGGTTTACAGCGTTTGGTGATTACCAGCGAAGATTATGAAAGATTACTGGAAAAATTCCACTCGGTCCAATCGGAGCTAGAACAGGAAAAAGCCCGACTGCAAAAAGAAAAAGAACTGGCAAAACTCTCGGATCTCACTGGTATTGTCAGCAATATTGAGGTGGCCTCTGGTGCTGCTAACGATGAAGTGGCCGATGATCTCGGAGAAGGGGAAGCTAATCAAGCTCCCGTCATCAACCTCGTCAATAAAATTCTAGCTAAAGCCCTACAGGAAGGGACTTCCGATATTCACATCGAACCCCAAGAAGAATTCCTGAAAATTCGCTTTCGCAAAGATGGAGTTCTTCATCAAGCTTTTGAGCCACTGCCGAAAAAAATTACCCCGGCGGTCACTGCCCGTTTTAAAATCATGGCCGATCTCGATATCGCCGAACGTCGTCTTCCCCAGGATGGTAAAATCCGGCGGCTTTATCAAGGGCGAACAGTGGATTTTCGGGTTAATACCCTGCCCAGTCGCTACGGGGAAAAAGTCTGTTTACGGATTCTCGATAACTCGGCTACCCAGTTGGGTTTAGATAAACTGATCACCGATCAAAAGACCCTGCAAATCGTCCGAGACTTGGCCAGTCACCCTTTTGGTCTGTTACTGGTGACGGGCCCCACCGGTTCGGGGAAATCCACCACTTTATACTCGGTGTTAGCGGAAAGAAATCACCCTGGAGTTAATATTAGTACCGCCGAAGACCCGATCGAATATTCTCTACCAGGCATCACCCAGGTGCAGGTAATTCGGGAAAAAGGCATGGATTTCGCCTCGATTCTGCGGGCATTCATGCGACAAGATCCGGATGTGATTCTGGTGGGAGAAACTAGGGACAAGGAAACGGCTAAAACAGCGATCGAGGCCGCCCTAACTGGTCACTTGGTCCTCACTACCCTACACACCAACGATGCCGCTGGTGCGATCGCTCGTCTCGATAAGATGGGGGTTGAACCGTTTATGATTTCTGGTTCTCTCTTGGGAGTCTTGGCCCAGCGTCTCGTGCGGCGCGTCTGTAGCCAATGTCGAGTCGCCTATAACCCCAGCCAAGGGGAATTAGCCCGTTTTGGTCTTGCCGCCGCCAATGAACGGGAAGTGACCTTTTATAAGGCTAATACCCTGACCCTAGAGGAAATTCAACAGGCGCGAAAACAGGGCAATCTCTGCCTTAAGTGTAGCGGCAGCGGTTATAAAGGTCGCATTGGTGTCTATGAGGTAATGCAAAATAGTGAACGACTACAGCAGCTAATTTACCAAGGGGCAACCACTGATCGCATTAAGGAGGCGGCCGTCGATGAGGGCATGGTGACACTCCTAGCCTATAGTTTAAATCTGGTGCGCGAGGGTTACACCACCCTCGAAGAAGTGGAACGGGTGACATTTACCGATTCCGGTCTGGAAGCGGAACTAAAAGCCAAACGGAAAAGCGGTTTAATCTGTCGTGGTTGTCGCGCCGAACTACAACCAGAATGGCTCGATTGTCCCTATTGTATGACACCGCGATTTAGTGATTAA
- a CDS encoding UPF0175 family protein: MKLPPLNETSMSLILPSELLQTVQMTEAQMLTEIAIMLYQQQRLQFEQAAELTGMAIDDFYQLLVSRNILTPPTDPDDEPKELILTSLRISLQQVKEGKVHPISELWDGIDD, from the coding sequence ATGAAGTTACCACCACTTAATGAAACCTCTATGAGCCTCATCCTTCCCTCTGAACTTCTGCAAACAGTACAAATGACTGAAGCTCAAATGCTCACGGAAATCGCTATCATGCTCTATCAGCAGCAACGTCTTCAATTTGAACAAGCAGCCGAACTAACGGGAATGGCGATCGATGATTTCTACCAATTGCTAGTATCGCGTAATATCCTCACTCCACCCACGGACCCCGACGACGAACCAAAAGAACTCATCCTCACCAGTCTTCGTATTTCTCTTCAGCAAGTTAAAGAGGGCAAAGTACATCCCATCTCTGAACTGTGGGATGGCATAGATGACTGA
- a CDS encoding DUF3368 domain-containing protein — protein MIVVSDTSPINNLAAINQLHLLQQLYEIVFIPEAVYRELTEPDFPVAGSIEVQTLDWIQTRTVTNRTVIKALADELDKGEAEAIALALELGADQVLIDERRGRRIAARLNLRYTGILGILVEAKNRGLISEVKPLLDALIDRAGFWVAAPLYSSVLQIVDEEKNKPPQD, from the coding sequence GTGATTGTTGTCAGTGATACATCCCCTATCAACAATCTTGCCGCCATTAATCAACTTCATCTGCTACAACAACTTTACGAAATAGTTTTTATTCCTGAAGCAGTTTATCGAGAATTAACTGAGCCTGATTTTCCAGTAGCAGGTTCAATAGAAGTCCAAACCTTAGATTGGATTCAAACTCGAACGGTAACTAACCGCACGGTGATTAAAGCTCTTGCTGATGAACTAGATAAGGGAGAAGCTGAGGCTATTGCTTTAGCACTTGAGTTGGGAGCAGATCAAGTTTTGATTGATGAGCGTCGTGGTCGTAGAATTGCTGCTAGACTTAATCTTCGATACACAGGAATTCTGGGCATTTTAGTTGAGGCGAAGAATCGAGGGTTAATCTCTGAGGTGAAACCCTTGCTAGACGCTTTGATTGATCGAGCAGGATTTTGGGTTGCTGCACCTTTATACAGCAGTGTTTTACAGATTGTTGATGAAGAAAAAAATAAACCCCCTCAAGATTGA
- a CDS encoding type II toxin-antitoxin system Phd/YefM family antitoxin has translation MLSKETTYSQARMNLASLLDQVCDESQIIVIKRRNQKNVALIAEDELSSLLECVYLLRSPENAQRLFRSLAWAQTEDATPQTLAELKEELGIES, from the coding sequence ATGTTAAGCAAAGAAACCACCTACTCTCAGGCGAGAATGAATTTAGCGAGTCTCTTAGATCAGGTGTGTGACGAATCCCAAATTATCGTCATTAAGCGTCGCAATCAGAAAAATGTCGCCTTAATTGCTGAAGATGAGCTTTCCAGTTTATTAGAGTGTGTTTATTTATTGCGCTCGCCAGAAAATGCCCAACGCTTATTTCGCTCTTTAGCATGGGCCCAGACAGAAGATGCAACTCCTCAAACATTAGCTGAATTGAAAGAGGAGTTAGGAATTGAGTCCTAA
- a CDS encoding UPF0175 family protein encodes MSIDISDEILSATRMTEAEMRQEIAVMLFQKEKLTLAQASRFAGMNRIAFQHLLASRQIPVHYDVEDFEQDIKNLREMGRL; translated from the coding sequence ATGAGTATTGATATCTCCGATGAAATTCTCAGTGCAACACGCATGACTGAAGCTGAGATGAGGCAGGAAATTGCGGTCATGCTCTTTCAAAAAGAGAAGCTCACCCTTGCTCAAGCGAGTCGATTTGCAGGAATGAATCGTATTGCTTTTCAACACCTACTTGCAAGTCGTCAAATTCCGGTACACTACGATGTCGAAGATTTTGAACAGGATATTAAGAACTTGCGGGAGATGGGAAGATTGTGA
- a CDS encoding type II toxin-antitoxin system RelE/ParE family toxin codes for MTEGIPSIKILFSDEFKDRLRILAKRYRSIRTDIQPLIDDLQIGKFIGDKIPGIGYTVFKVRLKNSDIQKGKSSGYRVIYQLKDNSYVLMLLIYAKSDQTDIPAQQIQDIINKFDSF; via the coding sequence ATGACTGAAGGAATCCCCTCTATTAAAATCCTTTTCTCTGATGAATTCAAGGATCGACTTCGCATCCTCGCCAAACGCTATCGGAGCATTCGTACTGATATACAACCCCTAATTGATGACCTTCAGATAGGCAAATTCATCGGCGATAAAATACCAGGAATAGGCTACACTGTTTTTAAAGTTCGCCTCAAAAACAGCGATATTCAAAAGGGCAAAAGTAGCGGCTATCGTGTTATCTATCAACTTAAAGACAATAGTTATGTTTTGATGCTCCTCATCTATGCCAAATCTGACCAAACGGACATCCCAGCGCAGCAAATTCAAGACATCATTAATAAGTTTGACAGTTTTTAG
- a CDS encoding type II secretion system F family protein, producing the protein MPNFVAQVKNGSGKVFQEKVEAMSPEQARTMLKAKYAAVGKVKKVGGEIDLSGLKLMFTSISIKDKAVFSRQFSVMINAGVAIVRCLGVLGDQCGNLKMKKALQAISAEVQQGTPLSEAMAKHPECFDELYVSMVEAGETGGVLDEVLNRLSKLLEDMARLKNQIKSAMTYPVAVGILAVIVFFGMTIFLIPVFAKIFTDLNVPLPALTQFMLFLSSVMRSWLILIPIVTIVATVFLLRRYYKTPMGRLQIDHFFLKMPLFGDLNEKSAVARFCRVFGTLTRSGVPILSSLDIVCNTVGNQVIANAIAGAKAEIQQGGMMSLALQKANVFPPLAIQMISIGEETGELDAMMMKVADFYEDEVEQAVKALTSIIEPLMMIGVAGMVGIILLSMYLPMFKIFDALG; encoded by the coding sequence ATGCCTAATTTTGTCGCACAAGTTAAAAACGGCTCTGGAAAAGTTTTCCAAGAGAAAGTTGAGGCCATGTCTCCCGAACAGGCCAGGACGATGCTGAAGGCGAAATATGCCGCCGTCGGTAAGGTCAAAAAAGTGGGGGGAGAGATCGATCTTTCCGGTTTAAAGTTGATGTTTACCAGCATTTCCATCAAAGATAAAGCGGTTTTTTCCCGTCAATTTTCGGTGATGATTAATGCTGGTGTGGCGATTGTGAGATGTTTGGGAGTTTTGGGGGATCAATGCGGTAACCTCAAGATGAAAAAAGCCCTACAAGCGATTAGTGCTGAGGTACAGCAAGGGACTCCGTTATCGGAAGCGATGGCCAAACATCCCGAATGTTTTGATGAACTTTATGTCAGTATGGTCGAAGCTGGAGAGACGGGGGGGGTACTCGATGAAGTGCTGAACCGTCTCTCGAAACTTTTGGAAGATATGGCCCGCTTGAAAAACCAGATTAAATCGGCGATGACCTATCCGGTAGCGGTGGGAATTTTGGCGGTAATTGTGTTTTTCGGGATGACGATCTTTTTAATTCCCGTGTTTGCGAAAATTTTCACCGATTTAAACGTGCCGCTACCAGCTTTAACGCAATTTATGCTCTTTTTAAGTAGTGTGATGCGTAGTTGGTTGATTTTAATTCCGATTGTCACCATTGTTGCCACGGTTTTTTTACTACGTCGCTATTACAAAACCCCGATGGGTCGTCTACAAATTGACCACTTTTTCCTTAAAATGCCTCTTTTTGGTGATTTGAATGAAAAGTCAGCTGTGGCTAGATTTTGCCGGGTTTTTGGGACTCTGACGCGTTCTGGTGTCCCGATTTTAAGTTCTCTCGACATCGTTTGTAATACGGTGGGTAATCAGGTAATTGCCAATGCGATCGCCGGTGCCAAGGCGGAAATTCAGCAGGGGGGAATGATGAGTTTGGCCCTACAAAAAGCCAATGTTTTCCCACCTTTGGCAATTCAAATGATTAGTATTGGGGAGGAAACGGGAGAATTAGATGCCATGATGATGAAAGTGGCGGATTTCTACGAAGATGAGGTGGAACAGGCCGTTAAAGCTTTAACCAGTATCATTGAACCCTTGATGATGATTGGTGTTGCGGGGATGGTGGGAATTATTCTTTTGTCTATGTACTTGCCCATGTTTAAAATCTTCGATGCGTTGGGATAA
- a CDS encoding type II toxin-antitoxin system Phd/YefM family antitoxin: MLSKETTYSQARMNLASILDQVCDESQIIVIKRRNQKNVALIAEDELSSLLECVYLLRSPENAQRLFRSLAWTQTEDATPQTLAELKEELGIES, encoded by the coding sequence ATGTTAAGCAAAGAAACCACCTACTCTCAGGCGAGAATGAATTTAGCCAGTATCTTAGATCAGGTGTGTGACGAATCTCAAATTATCGTCATTAAGCGTCGCAATCAGAAAAATGTCGCCTTAATTGCTGAAGATGAGCTTTCCAGTTTATTAGAGTGTGTTTATTTATTGCGCTCGCCAGAAAATGCCCAGCGCTTATTTCGCTCTTTAGCATGGACCCAGACAGAAGATGCAACTCCTCAAACATTAGCTGAATTGAAAGAGGAGTTAGGAATTGAGTCCTAA
- a CDS encoding type IV pilus twitching motility protein PilT yields the protein MELMIEDLMEQLVEMGGSDMHIQSGAPVYFRISGKLSPINEESLTPQDCQKLIFSMLNNTQRKELEQNWELDCSYGVKGLARFRVNVYKERGAYAACLRALSSKIPNFEQLNLPRVVRELSERPRGLILVTGQTGSGKTTTLAAILDLINRTRSEHILTVEDPIEYVFPNIKSLFHQRQKGEDTKSFANALRASLREDPDIILVGEMRDLETISLAITAAETGHLVFGTLHTSSAAGTVDRIIDVFPANQQAQIRAMLSNSLLAVFSQNLVKKKNPKPGEFGRAMVQEIMVVTPAIANLIREGKAPQVYSAIQTGMKLGMQTMEQGLANLVVRGVVSLEEAISKSGKPDELQRLIAGAGANAKARI from the coding sequence ATGGAATTAATGATCGAAGATTTAATGGAACAATTGGTCGAGATGGGCGGTTCCGATATGCACATTCAGTCTGGGGCGCCGGTCTATTTTCGCATTAGTGGCAAACTGTCCCCGATTAATGAAGAATCTTTAACCCCGCAAGATTGTCAGAAATTGATTTTTAGTATGCTCAATAATACCCAAAGAAAAGAGTTAGAGCAGAATTGGGAATTAGACTGTTCCTACGGGGTGAAAGGATTAGCAAGATTTAGGGTCAATGTTTATAAAGAAAGGGGGGCTTATGCAGCTTGTTTACGGGCTTTGTCCTCTAAAATTCCTAACTTTGAACAATTAAATTTACCTAGAGTAGTACGGGAGTTATCGGAAAGACCGAGGGGATTAATTCTCGTAACTGGCCAAACAGGTTCAGGTAAAACTACCACTTTAGCGGCAATTTTAGACTTAATTAATCGGACTAGGTCTGAACATATTTTAACTGTAGAAGACCCAATTGAATACGTTTTTCCTAATATAAAAAGTCTGTTTCACCAACGACAAAAAGGAGAAGATACCAAGAGTTTTGCTAACGCTTTAAGAGCATCTTTACGGGAAGATCCTGATATTATCCTTGTGGGAGAAATGCGGGATTTAGAAACAATTAGTTTGGCAATCACGGCGGCAGAAACTGGTCACTTAGTCTTCGGAACCCTACACACTAGCTCGGCAGCGGGAACAGTGGATCGGATTATTGACGTTTTTCCTGCTAACCAACAGGCACAAATTCGCGCCATGTTATCCAATTCTTTACTAGCAGTTTTTAGTCAAAACCTAGTCAAGAAAAAAAATCCTAAACCGGGGGAATTTGGTCGGGCAATGGTACAGGAAATCATGGTGGTAACTCCAGCGATCGCTAACCTAATTCGGGAAGGAAAAGCCCCCCAAGTCTATTCAGCAATTCAAACGGGAATGAAGTTAGGAATGCAAACCATGGAACAGGGATTAGCTAATTTAGTTGTTAGGGGTGTTGTCTCTTTGGAAGAGGCCATTTCTAAAAGCGGTAAACCCGATGAATTACAACGTCTTATCGCCGGGGCCGGCGCTAACGCTAAAGCCCGGATTTAA
- a CDS encoding DUF3368 domain-containing protein, giving the protein MIVVSNTSPITSLAAIGYLNLLPDIYGTIIIPVAVYEEMTGLGYSVPGTIEVQTLSWIEKRELKDRLLLKDLQKELHRGESETIALAISLNADRVIIDENPGRKKAMSLGLNVMGILGILLIAKRRRLIAAIQPLMDDLILKAGFLVNQRLYLYLLRSAQEIDENQ; this is encoded by the coding sequence GTGATTGTTGTTAGTAACACCTCTCCTATTACCAGTTTAGCTGCTATCGGCTATCTTAACTTGCTGCCTGATATTTATGGAACAATTATTATTCCAGTAGCTGTTTATGAAGAAATGACAGGATTAGGTTATTCAGTTCCAGGCACTATTGAAGTTCAAACCCTATCTTGGATAGAAAAGCGAGAGTTAAAAGATCGTTTATTATTGAAAGATTTACAGAAGGAATTACACCGAGGAGAATCAGAAACGATAGCTTTAGCTATTTCTCTAAATGCTGATAGAGTCATTATAGATGAGAACCCTGGCAGAAAGAAAGCTATGAGTTTAGGCTTGAATGTTATGGGAATTTTAGGTATTTTATTAATTGCCAAAAGAAGAAGATTAATTGCTGCCATTCAGCCATTAATGGATGATTTAATTTTAAAAGCAGGTTTCCTTGTTAATCAAAGATTGTATTTATATCTATTAAGATCGGCGCAAGAAATTGATGAAAATCAATAA
- a CDS encoding type II toxin-antitoxin system YoeB family toxin — MSPKRENKPDKPKNNPIHSYLPVFSPDFKADLAWWYRNEPKKGDKILDLVADILDADPFTGLGRPEPLKYIAADTWSRRIDLVGLRRFRSAKKAQTITGQRVNLDL, encoded by the coding sequence TTGAGTCCTAAAAGAGAAAATAAGCCAGATAAACCTAAAAACAATCCTATTCATAGTTATTTGCCCGTTTTTAGTCCTGATTTCAAAGCAGATTTAGCTTGGTGGTATCGGAACGAACCGAAAAAAGGCGATAAAATCTTAGACTTAGTAGCAGATATTTTGGATGCCGATCCGTTTACAGGATTGGGTAGGCCCGAACCTCTTAAGTATATTGCTGCCGACACTTGGTCACGACGGATCGACTTAGTGGGACTTAGGCGTTTTCGGTCAGCAAAAAAGGCTCAAACCATTACGGGACAAAGGGTTAACCTCGATTTATGA
- a CDS encoding putative toxin-antitoxin system toxin component, PIN family, giving the protein MNPNRVVIDTNVFISALLNPLGTPKKVINIAVSQFTILQSEATYQELATRISKKKFDKYLEKDDRLDFLSSLKNRSLFVDILHETRVCSDLDDNKFLELAVSGMAQYIITGDKDLLILNTYQGIPIITPAEFLAIF; this is encoded by the coding sequence ATGAATCCTAATCGAGTTGTTATAGATACCAATGTTTTTATTAGTGCTTTACTCAATCCACTAGGAACACCCAAAAAAGTAATCAATATAGCAGTCAGTCAATTTACCATTCTCCAGAGCGAGGCAACTTATCAAGAATTGGCAACGAGAATAAGTAAAAAGAAATTTGACAAATATTTAGAAAAAGATGATAGGTTAGATTTCTTGTCGTCTCTTAAAAATAGGAGCTTATTTGTTGATATATTGCATGAAACGAGAGTGTGTTCCGATTTAGATGATAATAAATTCTTAGAATTAGCTGTATCTGGAATGGCACAATACATCATAACAGGCGATAAGGATCTTTTAATTCTCAATACTTATCAAGGGATTCCAATTATTACTCCAGCAGAGTTTTTAGCTATTTTCTAG